One window of Nymphaea colorata isolate Beijing-Zhang1983 chromosome 11, ASM883128v2, whole genome shotgun sequence genomic DNA carries:
- the LOC116264269 gene encoding probable protein phosphatase 2C 15 isoform X1 encodes MPSEAMGDTEILSSKQREEMAIGDRRRAQLVPLASLIGRELRNEKMEKPCVKYGCAAQSRKGEDYFLVKTDCQRVPGNASTNFSVFAIFDGHNGTAAAIFTRENLLNHIVGAIPRGLGRDEWLQALPRALVAGFVKTDKEFQSRGETSGTTVTFVIIDGWTVTVASVGDSRCILDSQGGCISLLTVDHRLEENAEERERVTASGGEVGRLSLFGGSEVGPLRCWPGGLCLSRSIGDMDVGEFIVPIPYVKQVKLSNAGGRLIIASDGIWDALSSEMAAKACRGLPAELAARQVVKEALRSRGLKDDTTCIVVDIIPPDRAVPPSSPPKKQNKLKSLIFRKKSRDSANKLSQKLSAIGIVEELFEEGSAMLAERLGNDSTSQTTAGLFTCAICQVDLAPSEGISVHAGSIFSMSSKPWEGPFLCADCRIKKDAMEGKRPSGVKVV; translated from the exons ATGCCATCTGAAGCTATGGGTGATACAGAGATACTGAGCTCTAAGCAGAGAGAAGAGATGGCAATAGGAGACAGAAGGCGGGCGCAACTTGTGCCACTTGCATCTTTGATCGGCAGGGAGTTGAGAAATGAGAAGATGGAGAAGCCTTGTGTAAAATATGGATGTGCTGCACAATCTAGGAAAGGGGAGGATTACTTCTTGGTGAAGACCGACTGTCAACGAGTTCCAGGAAATGCTTCTACAAACTTTTCGGTTTTTGCT ATCTTTGATGGGCACAACGGGACTGCTGCAGCTATATTTACACGGGAAAACTTGTTGAATCACATTGTGGGTGCAATACCTCGTGGGCTTGGGAGGGACGAGTGGCTTCAAGCTTTACCTCGTGCATTGGTTGCAGGATTTGTAAAGACGGACAAGGAATTTCAGAGCAGAG GAGAGACTTCAGGAACTACCGTGACATTTGTAATAATTGATGGATGGACGGTGACGGTCGCTTCAGTAGGAGATTCACGTTGTATCCTGGACTCTCAAGGTGGCTGCATTTCGCTCCTCACTGTCGACCACAGGCTGGAGGAAAACGCAGAAGA GAGGGAAAGGGTAACTGCAAGTGGCGGTGAAGTGGGAAGGCTGAGTCTGTTTGGTGGCTCAGAG GTTGGTCCTCTTCGTTGTTGGCCTGGAGGTTTGTGCCTTTCAAGGTCGATCGGTGACATGGATGTTGGAGAGTTTATTGTTCCAATTCCATACGTTAAACAAGTAAAG CTATCGAATGCTGGTGGAAGGCTCATAATTGCTTCTGATGGCATTTGGGATGCTTTATCTTCTGAGATGGCAGCAAAGGCTTGCCGTGGGTTGCCTGCTGAGCTGGCTGCAAGACAAGTTGTTAAG GAAGCTCTGCGATCAAGGGGTCTTAAAGATGACACAACCTGCATTGTTGTGGACATAATCCCACCTGACCGTGCTGTTCCGCCCTCCTCTCCtccaaaaaagcaaaacaaactGAAATCTCTCATCTTCAGAAAGAAATCACGAGATTCTGCAAATAAATTATCACAGAAGCTATCTGCTATAGGTATTGTGGAAGAGCTGTTTGAAGAAGGCTCTGCAATGCTTGCAGAAAG GTTGGGAAATGACTCGACATCCCAGACAACTGCTGGGTTGTTCACTTGTGCTATTTGTCAAGTTGATCTTGCTCCTAGTGAGGGTATATCCGTCCATGCCGGTTCCATTTTCTCAATGAGCTCAAAGCCATGGGAAGGCCCTTTTCTTTGTGCTGACTGCCGAATCAAGAAGGACGCGATGGAGGGTAAACGGCCTAGTGGAGTCAAAGTAGTAtag